A genomic region of Mycolicibacterium poriferae contains the following coding sequences:
- a CDS encoding adenosylmethionine--8-amino-7-oxononanoate transaminase, whose protein sequence is MCAMTPAEISAIDAAHVWHPYSPIGAGAVPPLVAVGARGAWLTVIHEGRQVEVLDAMASWWTAVHGHGHPALDSAITDQLATMNHVMFGGLTHEPAARLAQLLVEMTPQGLETVFFSDSGSVSIEVAVKMALQYWRSSGHPAKRRLMTWRGGYHGDTFTPMSVCDPDGGMHELWTGENSLLADQLFAPPPPRDFDADYVGQFEELLADHADELAAVIVEPVVQGAGGMRFHDPRYLVELRRICDQYGVLLIFDEIATGFGRTGTMFAADQAGVSPDIMCVGKALTGGYLTLAATLCTGDVAATISANPPGALMHGPTFMANALACAVSVASVELLRTGDWQSRVRRIESGLTEGLRAAEALPNVIDVRVLGAIGVLELDRPVDLRVATPAAVERGVWLRPFRNLIYVMPPYICTDAEIDQITSAMVGVARALT, encoded by the coding sequence GTGTGTGCGATGACGCCCGCTGAGATCAGCGCGATCGACGCCGCCCACGTCTGGCATCCCTACAGCCCGATCGGCGCCGGTGCGGTGCCGCCGCTCGTCGCGGTCGGCGCCCGGGGCGCCTGGCTGACCGTGATTCACGAAGGACGCCAGGTCGAGGTGCTCGACGCGATGGCGTCGTGGTGGACCGCGGTGCACGGCCACGGCCATCCCGCGCTCGATTCGGCGATCACCGACCAGCTCGCCACCATGAACCACGTCATGTTCGGTGGCCTGACCCACGAACCCGCCGCCCGACTCGCCCAACTGCTCGTCGAAATGACTCCGCAGGGCCTGGAAACGGTGTTCTTCAGCGACTCCGGGTCGGTGTCGATCGAGGTCGCGGTCAAGATGGCGCTGCAGTACTGGCGCAGCAGCGGACATCCGGCCAAACGCCGCTTGATGACCTGGCGGGGCGGCTACCACGGCGACACCTTCACCCCGATGAGCGTCTGCGATCCCGACGGCGGCATGCACGAGCTGTGGACAGGGGAGAACTCGTTACTCGCCGACCAGCTCTTCGCCCCGCCTCCACCCCGGGACTTCGACGCCGACTACGTCGGGCAGTTCGAGGAGTTGCTCGCCGACCACGCCGACGAACTGGCCGCCGTCATCGTCGAACCAGTCGTCCAGGGCGCCGGCGGGATGCGGTTCCACGATCCCCGCTACCTCGTCGAGCTGCGACGCATCTGTGACCAGTACGGCGTGCTGCTGATCTTCGACGAGATCGCGACCGGGTTCGGGCGCACCGGCACCATGTTCGCCGCCGACCAGGCCGGCGTCAGCCCGGACATCATGTGCGTCGGCAAAGCGCTGACCGGCGGCTACCTGACACTCGCGGCCACCCTGTGCACGGGCGACGTCGCGGCCACGATCAGTGCGAACCCGCCCGGAGCCTTGATGCACGGCCCGACATTCATGGCGAACGCCCTGGCCTGCGCGGTGAGTGTGGCGTCGGTCGAGTTGTTGCGAACCGGGGATTGGCAGTCCCGTGTGCGACGCATCGAGTCGGGTCTCACCGAAGGGCTCAGAGCAGCCGAAGCGCTGCCCAACGTGATCGACGTGCGGGTACTCGGCGCCATCGGCGTCCTGGAACTCGATCGACCTGTCGATCTGCGGGTCGCCACCCCCGCGGCGGTGGAACGGGGCGTGTGGTTGCGCCCGTTCCGCAACCTGATCTACGTGATGCCGCCGTACATCTGCACCGACGCCGAGATCGACCAGATCACCTCAGCGATGGTGGGCGTCGCTCGTGCACTAACCTGA
- a CDS encoding acyltransferase family protein — protein sequence MMTLAPARPAPRTVPGRPSSAAATPSRPGMGTRTSGFYRHDLDGLRGVAIALVAVFHVWFGRVSGGVDVFLVLSGFFFGGRLLRGALTPGASLRPVPEIKRLVRRLLPAMVVVLAASAVLTILIQPETRWETFADQSLASLGYYQNWELANSAADYLRAGEAVSPLQHIWSMSVQGQFYIAFLALILVFAFAFRRLFGSHMRAAFVVLLAGLTIASFVYAIIAHNTDQATAYYNSFARAWELLVGVLVGAVVPNLRCPMWLRVAMSVTALAVILSCGALIDGVREFPGPWALVPVVATLLFILSAANRNADPHTGGAMPAPNRLMASKPFVALGAMAYSLYLWHWPLLIFYLVYTGETRVNVAEGAAILTVSGVLAWLTTRYVEDPLRQRSGPSAAVSPASPVPLRVRLRRPTIVLGSTVALLGVALTATSFTWREHIMVLRADGKELAGLSSRDYPGARALVDDARVPKLPMRPTVLEAKEDLPISTIDKCISDFSNAGLINCTYGDPDADRTIALAGGSHAEHWITALDLLGRMHHFRVVTYLKMGCPLTTEEAPLIMGSTRRDPQCHTWNQRAMSALIADRPDYVFTTSTRPWNTKDGDVMPATYIGIWQKLLDHDIPVLAMRDTPWILDEDREPFRPADCLADGGDAVSCGMDRAMALADHNPTLDFINRFPNLKPLDMTDAVCRADTCRAVEGNVLIYHDSHHLTGTYMRSLAPELGRQIAAVTGWWTD from the coding sequence ATGATGACCCTTGCCCCCGCCCGGCCGGCACCGAGGACCGTCCCGGGCAGACCTTCGTCTGCCGCGGCGACCCCGTCGCGCCCCGGCATGGGCACCCGCACGTCCGGTTTCTACCGGCATGACCTCGACGGGCTGCGCGGCGTCGCCATCGCGCTCGTCGCGGTGTTCCACGTGTGGTTCGGGCGGGTGTCGGGCGGAGTCGACGTCTTCCTGGTCCTGTCGGGCTTCTTCTTCGGGGGACGGCTGCTGCGCGGTGCGCTGACCCCGGGCGCGTCGCTTCGCCCGGTGCCTGAGATCAAAAGGCTGGTGCGCAGACTGCTGCCGGCCATGGTCGTGGTGCTGGCCGCGTCCGCGGTATTGACGATCCTGATCCAGCCCGAGACACGCTGGGAGACGTTCGCCGACCAGAGCCTGGCGAGCCTGGGCTATTACCAGAACTGGGAGCTGGCCAACTCCGCCGCGGACTATCTACGCGCCGGGGAGGCTGTCAGCCCGCTGCAGCACATCTGGTCGATGTCGGTGCAGGGGCAGTTCTACATCGCGTTCCTGGCCCTGATCCTGGTGTTCGCGTTCGCATTTCGCCGTCTTTTCGGCAGCCACATGCGCGCGGCGTTCGTCGTCCTGCTCGCCGGGCTGACCATCGCCTCGTTCGTGTACGCGATCATCGCGCACAACACCGATCAGGCCACCGCGTACTACAACAGCTTCGCCAGGGCCTGGGAGCTGCTCGTCGGTGTCCTCGTCGGGGCGGTCGTGCCGAACCTGCGCTGCCCGATGTGGTTGCGCGTCGCTATGTCGGTGACCGCGTTGGCGGTGATCCTGTCGTGTGGGGCGCTGATCGACGGGGTGCGGGAGTTCCCCGGCCCCTGGGCGCTCGTCCCGGTGGTGGCGACGCTGTTGTTCATCCTGTCGGCGGCCAACCGCAATGCTGATCCGCACACCGGCGGCGCGATGCCGGCGCCTAATCGGCTGATGGCCAGCAAGCCGTTCGTGGCGCTGGGCGCGATGGCGTATTCGCTGTATCTGTGGCACTGGCCGCTGCTGATCTTCTACCTCGTCTACACCGGGGAGACCCGGGTCAACGTTGCCGAAGGAGCCGCCATCCTGACGGTCTCCGGCGTGCTGGCCTGGTTGACGACCCGCTATGTCGAGGATCCGCTGCGTCAGCGCAGCGGGCCGTCGGCGGCGGTCAGCCCGGCCTCGCCGGTGCCGCTGCGGGTCCGCCTGCGGCGCCCGACGATCGTGCTCGGCTCGACGGTGGCGCTGTTGGGGGTGGCGCTGACCGCGACCTCGTTCACCTGGCGCGAGCACATCATGGTGCTGCGCGCCGACGGCAAGGAGCTCGCCGGCCTGTCGTCCCGCGACTACCCGGGCGCGCGCGCCCTCGTCGACGACGCCCGGGTGCCCAAGCTGCCGATGCGTCCGACGGTGCTGGAGGCCAAGGAAGACCTGCCCATCTCCACCATCGACAAGTGCATCAGCGACTTCTCCAATGCCGGGCTCATCAACTGCACCTACGGCGACCCGGACGCCGACCGAACCATTGCGCTGGCGGGCGGCTCGCACGCCGAGCACTGGATCACGGCACTGGATCTGCTCGGGCGGATGCACCACTTCAGGGTGGTCACCTACCTGAAGATGGGTTGTCCGCTGACCACCGAGGAAGCCCCGCTGATCATGGGCTCCACGCGCCGGGATCCGCAGTGCCACACGTGGAATCAGCGGGCGATGTCCGCGTTGATCGCCGACCGGCCGGACTACGTCTTCACCACCTCCACCAGGCCGTGGAACACCAAGGATGGAGACGTCATGCCGGCCACCTACATCGGCATCTGGCAGAAGCTGCTCGACCACGACATTCCTGTGCTGGCGATGCGCGACACGCCGTGGATTCTCGACGAGGACCGCGAACCGTTCCGGCCCGCCGATTGCCTGGCCGACGGCGGTGACGCGGTGTCGTGCGGCATGGACCGCGCGATGGCCCTGGCCGACCACAACCCGACGCTGGACTTCATCAACCGCTTTCCCAACCTCAAGCCCCTGGACATGACCGACGCGGTGTGCCGCGCCGACACGTGCCGTGCCGTGGAGGGAAATGTGTTGATCTACCACGACTCTCATCACTTGACCGGGACCTACATGCGGTCGCTGGCCCCCGAGCTGGGCCGTCAGATCGCCGCCGTCACCGGCTGGTGGACGGATTGA
- a CDS encoding 8-amino-7-oxononanoate synthase: MTRTGLSPLAWLDDVAVERRAAGLRRSLKARTPVGADLDLASNDYLGLSQHPRVLDGGIAALRTWGAGSTGSRLVTGNTELHEDFENALAEFVGAESALVFSSGYTANLGAVVALSGPGSLVVSDALTHASLVDACRLSRARVVVTPHSDVASVADALANRSEQRAVVVTDSVFSADGDLAPLRELHDVCRRHGALMIVDEAHGLGVRGTGGRGLLHEVGLAGAPDVVMTVTLSKALGSQGGAVLGPAAVRDHLIDAARPFIFDTGLAPAAVGSARAALQVLVDEPRRAQRVLDRAAELAAVCGVDEVPSSAVVSVILGAPEVALAAATDCLEHGVRVGCFRPPTVPAGTSRLRLTARASLSDEDMALARGVLTDVLFPS; encoded by the coding sequence ATGACGCGCACGGGTCTGTCCCCGTTGGCCTGGCTCGACGATGTCGCCGTCGAGCGGCGCGCCGCCGGGCTGCGCAGGTCGTTGAAGGCCCGAACCCCCGTGGGCGCCGATCTGGATCTGGCCTCCAACGACTACCTCGGGTTGTCGCAGCATCCGCGCGTGCTCGACGGCGGAATCGCGGCCTTGAGGACCTGGGGCGCCGGCTCCACCGGCTCGCGTCTGGTGACGGGTAACACCGAACTCCACGAGGATTTCGAGAACGCGCTGGCGGAGTTCGTCGGCGCCGAGTCGGCGCTGGTGTTCTCCTCGGGTTACACGGCCAACCTGGGTGCTGTGGTGGCGCTGTCCGGCCCGGGATCGCTGGTGGTCTCCGACGCGCTGACCCACGCGTCGTTGGTCGACGCCTGCCGGCTGTCCCGCGCCCGTGTCGTGGTGACCCCGCACTCGGATGTCGCCTCGGTCGCAGACGCGCTGGCCAACCGTTCCGAGCAGCGTGCCGTCGTCGTCACCGACTCGGTCTTCTCCGCCGATGGCGATCTCGCGCCGTTGCGCGAGCTGCACGACGTGTGTCGTCGCCACGGTGCGCTGATGATCGTCGACGAGGCCCACGGACTGGGGGTGCGGGGCACCGGTGGTCGGGGCTTGCTGCACGAAGTGGGCCTGGCCGGTGCGCCGGACGTGGTGATGACGGTGACGCTGTCCAAAGCGCTGGGCAGTCAGGGTGGTGCGGTGCTCGGCCCTGCCGCCGTGCGTGACCACCTGATCGACGCGGCCCGGCCGTTCATCTTCGACACCGGGCTGGCGCCCGCGGCCGTCGGATCGGCGCGCGCGGCACTGCAGGTGCTCGTCGACGAGCCGCGCAGGGCTCAACGAGTGCTCGATCGCGCCGCCGAGCTGGCCGCCGTGTGCGGCGTCGACGAGGTGCCGTCCTCGGCCGTGGTGTCGGTCATCCTGGGTGCACCCGAGGTGGCGTTGGCCGCCGCGACCGATTGCCTCGAGCACGGCGTGCGGGTCGGCTGCTTCCGGCCGCCGACCGTGCCCGCCGGAACGTCCCGCCTGAGGCTCACCGCACGCGCGTCGCTGTCCGACGAGGACATGGCCCTGGCCCGTGGTGTCCTCACCGACGTGCTCTTTCCGTCGTGA
- a CDS encoding 2'-5' RNA ligase family protein produces the protein MVHSVELLFDHGTETAVGRMWDDLLAAGVRSLATHRSPSNRPHVTLSVAESMDDSVDDALCALLDRLPMPCVLGAPTLFGGGRTVTLVRMLVPSQNLLGLHADVHRVCLPHMSGGPLPHTEPGQWTPHVTLARRVPPDQLANAVMQPGMFGDINATAVALRHWDGNNRVVHPIG, from the coding sequence ATGGTTCACTCCGTCGAGCTGCTCTTCGACCACGGCACCGAGACGGCGGTCGGCAGGATGTGGGACGACCTCCTGGCCGCAGGCGTTCGCAGTCTTGCTACGCACAGGTCTCCGAGCAATCGACCGCACGTCACGCTGTCGGTCGCCGAGTCCATGGACGACAGCGTCGACGACGCGCTGTGCGCCCTGCTCGACCGCCTACCGATGCCCTGCGTGCTGGGTGCGCCCACCCTGTTCGGCGGTGGCCGGACGGTGACGCTGGTACGGATGCTGGTGCCGTCGCAGAACCTCCTCGGTTTGCACGCGGATGTGCACCGCGTCTGCCTGCCGCACATGTCGGGCGGGCCGCTCCCGCATACCGAGCCGGGACAGTGGACCCCGCACGTCACGCTGGCGCGCCGGGTGCCGCCGGATCAGTTGGCCAACGCCGTGATGCAGCCGGGCATGTTCGGCGACATCAACGCGACGGCGGTGGCGTTGCGCCACTGGGACGGCAACAACCGCGTCGTGCACCCGATCGGCTGA
- the bioD gene encoding dethiobiotin synthase, whose translation MSVLFVSGTDTGVGKTIATAALACHGRLAGLDVAVCKPVQTGTRDGDDDLAEIARLAGIENLYSLAKFPEPLAPRAAAERVGAALPSRAALLELVTEADRPGRLTLVEGAGGLLVEIGAEATTLRDLAAAVGAPVLTVVAAGLGTLNHTALTLEALAARGVPFAGLVIGSWPAQPGVAEVDNRDALARLGPVRAALPTGVASLGRTDFERISAQAFDRSWVRSLV comes from the coding sequence GTGAGCGTGCTGTTCGTCTCCGGCACCGACACCGGCGTCGGCAAGACCATCGCCACCGCAGCGTTGGCCTGCCACGGCCGGCTCGCCGGGCTCGACGTCGCCGTGTGCAAGCCGGTGCAAACCGGTACTCGGGACGGTGACGACGACCTCGCTGAGATCGCTCGGTTGGCCGGCATCGAGAACCTGTACTCGTTGGCCAAGTTCCCCGAGCCGTTGGCGCCCAGAGCCGCCGCCGAGCGGGTCGGAGCGGCCCTGCCCAGCAGGGCGGCGCTGCTCGAACTCGTGACCGAGGCTGATCGGCCGGGGCGGCTCACCCTCGTCGAGGGTGCGGGCGGTCTGCTGGTCGAAATCGGTGCGGAAGCGACGACGCTGCGCGATCTGGCCGCCGCGGTCGGTGCCCCGGTGCTCACGGTCGTCGCGGCAGGTCTGGGCACGCTCAACCACACAGCGCTCACGCTGGAAGCGCTCGCCGCACGCGGCGTCCCCTTCGCGGGCCTGGTCATCGGGTCGTGGCCCGCGCAGCCGGGCGTGGCGGAGGTGGACAACCGCGATGCGCTGGCCCGCTTGGGGCCGGTGCGCGCGGCGTTGCCGACCGGGGTGGCGTCGCTGGGCAGGACCGACTTCGAACGGATCAGTGCGCAGGCTTTCGACCGGTCCTGGGTGCGAAGCCTGGTCTGA
- the glgX gene encoding glycogen debranching protein GlgX, whose protein sequence is MTSSGSTSIPTVWPGDAYPLGATYDGAGTNFSLFSEVAERVELCLIGKDGREERIELDEVDGFVWHCYLPTVTPGQRYGYRVHGPWSPSAGHRCDPSKLLLDPYGKSFHGDFAFGQALYSYDLEADDLVTGGTPPQIDSLGHTMTSVVINPFFQWGSDRAPRTPYHETVIYEAHVKGMTQAHPGIPDELRGTYAGLAHPAIIDHLKSLNVTAIELMPVHQFLHDHRLLDLGLRNYWGYNTFGFFAPHAQYAATKHAGGAVGEFKTMVRAFHEAGIEVILDVVYNHTAEGNHLGPTLNFRGIDNAAYYRLLDGDLRYYKDFTGTGNSLNARHPHTLQLIMDSLRYWVTDMHVDGFRFDLASTLAREFYDVDRLSAFFDLVQQDPVVSQVKLIAEPWDVGEGGYQVGNFPGLWTEWNGKYRDTVRDYWRGEPATLGEFASRLTGSSDLYEATGRRPSASINFVTCHDGFTLADLVSYNEKHNEANGEDNRDGESHNRSWNCGVEGPTDDPEILTLRGRQMRNITATLMLSQGTPMIAHGDEIGRTQSGNNNVYCQDSELSWMDWSLCDTNADLLAFTRKVVKFRKDHPVFRRRRFFEGKPIRTGDQVRDIAWLTTSGKEMDYDDWGAGLGTCVAVFLNGEAIPAPNERGERVIDDSFLLCFNAHDHIQDFVVPQGNYANEWEAALDTADPTGTTALIVSAGEKVSLAPRSLLVLRKTA, encoded by the coding sequence ATGACGTCGTCCGGTTCGACGTCCATCCCCACCGTCTGGCCCGGCGACGCCTATCCGCTGGGTGCCACGTACGACGGAGCGGGCACGAACTTCTCCCTGTTCTCCGAGGTCGCCGAACGGGTCGAGCTGTGCCTCATCGGCAAAGACGGCCGCGAGGAGCGCATCGAGCTCGACGAGGTCGACGGCTTCGTCTGGCACTGCTATCTGCCCACGGTGACCCCGGGCCAACGCTACGGATACCGGGTACACGGGCCGTGGAGCCCGTCGGCCGGACACCGGTGCGATCCCAGCAAGCTGCTGCTCGATCCGTACGGCAAGTCCTTCCACGGTGACTTCGCGTTCGGCCAGGCGCTGTACTCCTACGACCTGGAGGCCGACGACCTCGTCACCGGCGGTACGCCGCCACAGATCGACTCGCTCGGCCACACCATGACCAGCGTCGTGATCAACCCCTTCTTCCAGTGGGGCTCCGACCGCGCGCCACGCACGCCCTATCACGAGACGGTGATCTACGAAGCGCATGTCAAGGGCATGACCCAGGCGCACCCCGGCATCCCCGACGAGTTGCGCGGCACGTACGCCGGGCTGGCGCATCCGGCGATCATCGATCACCTCAAGTCGCTGAACGTGACCGCGATCGAGTTGATGCCGGTCCACCAGTTCCTCCATGACCACCGTCTGCTCGACCTCGGGCTGCGAAACTACTGGGGCTACAACACGTTCGGCTTCTTCGCCCCGCACGCCCAGTATGCCGCCACCAAACATGCCGGCGGTGCGGTCGGCGAGTTCAAGACCATGGTCCGCGCCTTCCACGAGGCCGGGATCGAGGTCATCCTCGACGTGGTCTACAACCACACGGCCGAGGGCAATCATCTCGGCCCCACCCTGAACTTCCGAGGCATCGACAACGCCGCCTACTACCGGCTGCTGGACGGTGACCTCCGCTACTACAAGGACTTCACCGGCACCGGCAACAGTCTCAACGCCCGGCATCCGCACACCCTGCAACTGATCATGGACTCGTTGCGGTACTGGGTCACCGACATGCACGTCGACGGGTTCCGCTTCGACCTGGCCTCCACGCTGGCGCGGGAGTTCTACGACGTCGACCGGTTGTCGGCGTTCTTCGACCTGGTGCAGCAGGATCCCGTGGTCAGCCAGGTCAAGCTCATCGCCGAACCGTGGGACGTCGGCGAGGGCGGCTACCAGGTCGGCAACTTCCCAGGTTTGTGGACCGAGTGGAACGGGAAGTATCGCGACACTGTGCGTGACTATTGGCGGGGAGAGCCCGCAACCCTCGGCGAATTCGCGTCCCGGTTGACCGGGTCGTCGGATCTGTACGAGGCGACGGGCCGCCGGCCGTCGGCGAGCATCAACTTCGTCACCTGTCACGACGGTTTCACGCTGGCCGACCTGGTCTCGTACAACGAGAAGCACAACGAGGCCAACGGAGAGGACAACCGCGACGGCGAGAGCCACAACCGGTCGTGGAACTGTGGGGTCGAGGGACCGACCGACGATCCCGAGATCCTCACCCTGCGGGGACGGCAGATGCGCAACATCACGGCCACCCTGATGCTCTCGCAGGGCACCCCGATGATCGCGCACGGCGACGAGATCGGCCGCACCCAGTCGGGGAACAACAATGTCTACTGCCAGGATTCCGAACTGTCCTGGATGGACTGGTCGCTGTGTGACACCAACGCCGACCTGTTGGCTTTCACCCGCAAGGTGGTCAAGTTCCGCAAGGACCATCCGGTGTTCCGGCGCCGACGGTTCTTCGAGGGAAAGCCGATCCGCACCGGCGACCAGGTTCGCGACATCGCCTGGTTGACGACCTCCGGCAAGGAGATGGACTACGACGACTGGGGTGCCGGGCTGGGCACCTGCGTCGCCGTCTTCCTCAACGGAGAGGCCATCCCCGCCCCCAACGAACGCGGCGAGCGCGTCATCGACGACTCGTTCCTGCTGTGCTTCAACGCCCACGACCACATTCAGGACTTCGTTGTGCCTCAAGGCAATTACGCCAACGAGTGGGAGGCCGCGCTCGACACCGCCGACCCCACCGGAACCACCGCCCTCATCGTCTCCGCCGGGGAGAAAGTCTCGCTGGCACCGCGCTCACTTCTCGTACTGCGTAAGACCGCCTGA
- the treY gene encoding malto-oligosyltrehalose synthase, with translation MAVTSTYRLQMRGPASGQAFTFADAEKLVDYLAELGVSHLYLSPILTATEGSGHGYDVTDPTTVSAELGGAEGFARLVASADAAGLGVIVDIVPNHFGVDAPRQNQWWWDLLTHGRQSKYARYFDIDWGVDPDGRILLPVLGSDSDVADLVVDRGQDGAVLRLGDLEFPVSPGTGEGTGPEVHDRQHYKLIGWRNGVCGYRRFFSITSLAGLRQEDREVFDATHVEVRRWFSEGLVDGIRIDHPDGLSDPTGYLEWLRDLTGPQAWIVIEKILAVDEALDPSLPVDGTTGYDALRETGGLFIDPTGRDALTGLTESAGIDYAAIAEEARRLKRQAVTETLASELARLHRAVVAAAGADHDRLPESIAVLLSHVGVYRSDYRALAQVLPVAISETASEHPELSRPLELLTAALSNAEEVGVRLQQLCGAATAKSMEDCLFYRDPRLVSLNEVGGEPEYFGVSAAEFHQRATVRATLWPRAMTTLSTHDTKRGEDVRARIGVLSQVPSLWSELVGGWQRTAPAPDSQTAMFLLQNMFGVWPRDGVVSAELRQRLHAYAEKAIREAALHTTWNDPDTGFEEAVHAWIDTVIDGPVAVEMTALVDRLGPHADSDALGQKLIALTAPGIPDVYQGTELWEDSLVDPDNRREVDYSERRTALDTMTHPKMRVVRAALRLRRERPDTFVSGTYRPVPADGALAEHVVAFLRGEDVLVAVSRWTVRLGDSGWEDTTVALPEGEWIDVLSNAQRRGTVPAGELFAEMSVALLVRADA, from the coding sequence ATGGCCGTCACCTCGACCTACCGGCTGCAGATGCGGGGCCCTGCCAGCGGTCAGGCGTTCACCTTCGCCGATGCCGAGAAGCTGGTGGATTACCTCGCCGAACTCGGTGTCTCCCACCTCTACCTGTCCCCCATCCTCACCGCCACCGAAGGCTCGGGACACGGTTATGACGTCACCGACCCGACCACGGTGTCGGCTGAACTCGGCGGCGCGGAGGGCTTCGCCCGCCTGGTCGCCTCCGCCGATGCCGCCGGCCTCGGCGTCATCGTCGACATCGTGCCCAACCACTTCGGCGTCGACGCACCGCGACAGAACCAGTGGTGGTGGGACCTGTTGACGCACGGGCGCCAGTCGAAGTACGCCCGCTATTTCGACATCGACTGGGGCGTCGACCCCGACGGGCGAATCCTGTTGCCGGTGCTGGGATCCGACTCCGACGTCGCGGACCTGGTGGTGGACCGGGGACAGGACGGAGCCGTGCTGCGGCTCGGCGATCTGGAGTTCCCGGTCAGTCCCGGCACCGGGGAGGGCACCGGACCGGAGGTGCACGACCGCCAGCACTACAAGCTGATCGGCTGGCGCAACGGGGTGTGCGGGTACCGGCGCTTCTTTTCGATCACGTCGCTTGCCGGGCTGCGCCAGGAGGACCGCGAGGTGTTCGACGCGACCCACGTCGAGGTACGCCGCTGGTTCAGCGAGGGCCTGGTCGACGGCATCCGGATCGATCATCCCGACGGCTTGTCCGATCCCACCGGCTATCTCGAATGGTTGCGTGACCTCACCGGCCCGCAGGCCTGGATCGTCATCGAGAAGATCCTCGCCGTGGACGAGGCGCTCGACCCGAGCCTTCCCGTCGACGGAACCACCGGTTACGACGCGCTGCGCGAGACCGGAGGACTGTTCATCGACCCGACCGGCCGCGATGCGCTGACCGGACTCACCGAGTCAGCCGGCATCGACTACGCCGCCATCGCCGAGGAAGCCCGCCGGCTGAAACGCCAGGCCGTCACCGAAACGCTGGCCAGTGAACTGGCCCGGCTGCACCGAGCGGTGGTGGCTGCCGCCGGCGCCGATCACGACCGTCTACCCGAGTCGATCGCGGTCCTGCTCAGCCACGTTGGCGTGTACCGGTCCGATTACCGGGCACTGGCCCAGGTGCTGCCGGTGGCCATCTCGGAAACGGCATCTGAGCATCCCGAGCTGAGCCGGCCGTTGGAGCTGCTCACCGCGGCGCTGAGCAACGCCGAGGAGGTCGGGGTGCGGCTGCAGCAGCTGTGCGGTGCCGCCACCGCCAAGTCGATGGAGGACTGCCTGTTCTACCGCGACCCCCGGCTGGTGTCGCTCAACGAGGTGGGCGGCGAGCCCGAGTACTTCGGCGTCAGCGCCGCGGAGTTCCACCAACGTGCGACGGTGCGGGCCACGCTGTGGCCGCGCGCGATGACGACGCTGAGCACCCACGACACCAAGCGCGGTGAGGACGTGCGGGCCCGTATCGGGGTGCTGTCCCAGGTGCCGTCGCTGTGGTCCGAGCTCGTCGGTGGCTGGCAGCGCACCGCCCCGGCCCCCGACTCCCAGACCGCAATGTTCCTGCTGCAGAACATGTTCGGGGTGTGGCCGCGAGATGGCGTGGTGAGCGCCGAGCTGCGTCAGCGTCTGCACGCGTACGCCGAGAAGGCCATCCGGGAGGCTGCGCTGCACACGACCTGGAATGATCCCGACACCGGGTTCGAGGAGGCCGTGCACGCCTGGATCGACACGGTGATCGACGGGCCCGTCGCCGTCGAGATGACGGCACTCGTTGATCGGCTCGGTCCGCACGCAGATTCCGATGCGCTGGGGCAGAAGCTGATCGCGCTGACCGCGCCCGGGATCCCCGACGTCTACCAGGGCACCGAGCTCTGGGAGGACAGCCTCGTCGATCCGGACAACCGTCGCGAGGTGGACTACTCCGAACGCCGCACCGCGCTGGACACCATGACCCACCCGAAGATGCGGGTGGTGCGTGCGGCCCTCCGGCTGCGCCGGGAGCGCCCGGACACGTTCGTCTCGGGTACCTACCGTCCGGTGCCCGCCGACGGGGCATTGGCCGAGCATGTGGTGGCCTTCCTACGTGGCGAGGACGTCCTGGTCGCTGTGAGTCGCTGGACCGTGCGCCTGGGCGACAGCGGTTGGGAAGACACGACGGTGGCGTTGCCCGAGGGCGAATGGATCGACGTCCTCTCCAACGCCCAACGTCGCGGCACGGTACCGGCCGGTGAGTTGTTCGCCGAGATGTCCGTCGCATTGCTGGTGCGCGCCGATGCCTGA